One window of the Fusobacterium sp. SYSU M8D902 genome contains the following:
- a CDS encoding PhzF family phenazine biosynthesis protein: MERTILVYDAFTDEMFKGNPAGVVLGTADLSVEEMQKIAREFNYPETVFIDTDAEVLKVRFFTPKEEVDLCGHATIAYVTALIERGILKLKEGKNILKVQTNLGQLPIVINSIGDNLEIMMYQASPKIEFVENLEYWRGRIAKALGITVGEFGKELEIVKAYTGIWDLMIEIRDREILNRINPNMEMIKEISKELEIISFHLFVLKDKEVYARNMAPVVDIPEEAATGTSNGALIYYLYLNKKIELEEKVEIVQGETMGRKSKILGQLILENGRVEVLIGGKAIKFIEGKIDI, encoded by the coding sequence ATGGAAAGAACTATTTTAGTGTATGATGCTTTTACTGATGAGATGTTTAAAGGAAATCCAGCAGGAGTTGTCTTGGGAACAGCGGACTTGAGTGTAGAAGAGATGCAGAAGATAGCAAGGGAGTTTAATTATCCTGAAACTGTATTTATTGATACAGATGCAGAAGTTTTAAAAGTTAGATTTTTTACTCCAAAAGAGGAGGTAGATCTGTGTGGTCATGCCACAATAGCATATGTAACAGCTTTGATAGAGAGAGGTATTTTAAAACTTAAAGAGGGAAAAAATATCTTAAAGGTTCAGACTAATTTAGGGCAACTTCCAATTGTTATTAATAGTATTGGAGATAATTTAGAAATAATGATGTATCAAGCTTCTCCAAAGATAGAATTTGTAGAGAACTTAGAGTATTGGAGAGGAAGAATTGCTAAAGCTTTGGGAATAACAGTTGGAGAGTTTGGAAAAGAATTAGAGATAGTAAAAGCATATACAGGAATCTGGGATTTGATGATAGAGATAAGGGATAGAGAGATTTTAAATAGGATAAATCCCAATATGGAGATGATAAAGGAGATTAGTAAAGAGTTGGAGATAATCTCATTTCATCTGTTTGTATTGAAAGATAAAGAGGTCTATGCAAGAAATATGGCTCCTGTAGTTGATATTCCAGAAGAAGCTGCAACAGGGACTTCTAATGGAGCTTTAATCTACTATCTATATCTCAATAAAAAAATAGAGCTTGAGGAGAAGGTAGAGATAGTACAAGGGGAGACTATGGGTAGAAAAAGTAAAATATTGGGACAATTGATATTGGAGAATGGAAGAGTAGAGGTTTTAATTGGTGGAAAGGCTATTAAATTTATAGAAGGAAAGATAGATATTTAA
- a CDS encoding RNA polymerase sigma factor: protein MDFDEVFEEYFDRIYYKILGAVKNPEDAEDISQEVFMSVYKNLKNFRSESNIYTWIYKIAINKIYDFFRKRKIELDINEEILMLEDSTNIDTPILLEEKLKLLSLKEREIVILKDIYGYKLKEIAEMKDINLSTIKSIYYKAIKDMGGN from the coding sequence ATGGACTTTGATGAGGTTTTTGAAGAGTATTTTGATAGGATATATTACAAAATTTTAGGAGCAGTAAAAAATCCTGAAGATGCTGAAGACATATCTCAGGAAGTTTTTATGAGTGTCTATAAAAATCTGAAAAATTTTCGTTCAGAGAGTAATATATATACCTGGATATACAAGATTGCAATAAATAAAATTTATGATTTTTTTAGAAAGAGAAAGATAGAATTAGATATAAATGAAGAGATATTGATGTTAGAGGATAGTACTAATATTGATACACCTATTCTTTTAGAAGAGAAGTTAAAATTACTGTCTTTGAAAGAGAGAGAAATTGTTATTTTAAAAGATATATATGGATATAAATTGAAAGAGATAGCAGAGATGAAGGATATAAACTTATCCACAATAAAATCTATATACTATAAAGCAATCAAGGATATGGGAGGAAATTAA
- the ispG gene encoding flavodoxin-dependent (E)-4-hydroxy-3-methylbut-2-enyl-diphosphate synthase: MSRVVKVGDILIGGGNPIIIQSMTNTVTSNVEATVEQISKLEKAGCQMVRMTINNEEAAKAITEIKKRVNLPLCADIHFDYKLALLAMENGIDKLRINPGNIGSDDKIKIVVQMAKEKGIPIRIGVNSGSIEKHILEKYGKPTADGMVESAMYHINLLEKNGFNDIVVSLKASNVKMMVEAYRKISKLVDYPLHLGVTEAGTAFQGTVKSAIGIGSLLVDGIGDTIRVSLTEDPVEEIKVAKEILKVLGLIEAGVEIVSCPTCGRTEIDLIGLAKRVEKEFENEKRKLKIAVMGCVVNGPGEAKEADYGVAGGKGVGVIFKKGKIVKKVEESEILIELKKLIMEEENNDKEETFI; the protein is encoded by the coding sequence ATGAGTAGAGTAGTTAAAGTAGGAGATATTTTAATAGGTGGAGGAAATCCAATAATAATTCAATCTATGACAAATACAGTAACAAGCAATGTAGAGGCCACTGTAGAACAGATAAGTAAATTGGAAAAAGCTGGTTGTCAAATGGTGAGAATGACTATCAATAATGAAGAGGCAGCAAAAGCTATAACAGAGATAAAGAAGAGAGTAAACTTACCTCTGTGTGCAGATATTCATTTTGACTATAAATTAGCCTTGTTAGCTATGGAGAATGGAATAGATAAATTGAGAATAAATCCTGGGAATATCGGGTCAGATGATAAGATTAAAATAGTTGTTCAGATGGCAAAAGAAAAGGGTATACCAATAAGAATAGGTGTAAACTCAGGATCTATAGAAAAACATATACTTGAAAAATATGGAAAACCAACAGCTGATGGAATGGTTGAAAGTGCTATGTATCATATAAATCTTTTAGAGAAGAATGGCTTTAATGATATAGTTGTTTCACTGAAGGCTAGTAATGTTAAGATGATGGTTGAAGCTTATAGAAAAATAAGTAAATTGGTAGATTACCCACTACACCTTGGAGTAACAGAGGCTGGAACAGCTTTTCAAGGTACTGTGAAGTCAGCAATAGGTATAGGAAGTCTATTGGTAGATGGAATAGGAGATACTATTAGAGTCTCATTAACGGAAGATCCTGTAGAGGAGATAAAAGTTGCTAAAGAGATCTTGAAAGTATTGGGACTTATAGAAGCTGGAGTGGAAATAGTTTCTTGCCCTACTTGTGGAAGAACAGAGATAGACCTAATAGGACTTGCTAAGAGAGTAGAGAAAGAGTTTGAAAATGAGAAAAGAAAATTGAAAATAGCAGTTATGGGTTGTGTTGTCAATGGACCAGGAGAGGCAAAGGAAGCTGATTATGGTGTAGCTGGTGGAAAAGGTGTTGGAGTAATCTTTAAAAAAGGAAAGATAGTAAAAAAAGTTGAAGAATCTGAAATATTAATTGAGCTTAAAAAATTAATTATGGAGGAGGAAAATAATGATAAAGAGGAAACTTTTATTTAG
- a CDS encoding M23 family metallopeptidase, with protein MKNKLGFFLVLLTAFYVGIILGNPFKTEVVDLRPFTDYYEAGAADSGGWEVQDDSFYTFTKEYILVEEGSEEITPEIGKDENIIPEKEIYEVQQGDTLSEIAEQYGMGLTILKANNPGVTANNLKVGQKIKVLRGNGIFYKVVKGDSLNKIAELFKVDMEELKKINKLESNTVQLGDELYIKDPNVTKYLGTTSPNASNRSGLGFIMPIKYTGITSPQGNRFHPVLKRYIYHAGVDLKAHFIPLYASKEGKVTFAGVMNGYGKIIIIQHSNGYESRYAHLDKIGVRNGQYVKTGELIGKTGQSGRVTGPHLHFEIRKGKTILNPMKYMPKSK; from the coding sequence ATGAAAAATAAATTGGGTTTTTTCTTAGTATTACTTACAGCTTTCTATGTGGGAATAATATTAGGAAATCCTTTTAAAACTGAAGTAGTTGATCTTAGACCTTTCACTGATTACTATGAGGCTGGAGCAGCTGATAGTGGTGGTTGGGAAGTTCAAGATGATAGCTTTTATACATTTACTAAGGAGTATATTTTAGTAGAAGAGGGAAGCGAAGAGATCACTCCAGAAATAGGAAAAGATGAAAATATTATACCGGAAAAAGAGATCTATGAGGTACAACAAGGAGATACATTATCAGAGATAGCAGAACAATATGGAATGGGTTTAACTATATTAAAGGCTAATAACCCAGGAGTAACAGCAAATAACTTAAAAGTAGGACAAAAAATAAAAGTCTTAAGAGGAAATGGTATTTTTTATAAGGTTGTAAAAGGTGACTCTTTGAATAAGATAGCAGAACTTTTTAAAGTTGATATGGAAGAGTTGAAAAAGATAAATAAATTGGAATCTAATACAGTTCAACTAGGAGATGAGCTATATATAAAAGATCCAAATGTCACTAAGTACTTGGGAACAACAAGTCCAAATGCAAGTAATAGAAGTGGTTTAGGATTTATTATGCCAATTAAATATACAGGAATTACAAGTCCACAAGGAAATAGATTTCATCCAGTTTTGAAAAGATATATTTACCACGCTGGAGTTGATTTGAAGGCTCATTTTATACCATTATATGCATCAAAAGAGGGAAAGGTAACTTTTGCTGGTGTTATGAATGGGTATGGAAAGATCATCATAATTCAACATTCAAATGGTTATGAAAGTAGATATGCCCATTTGGATAAAATTGGTGTAAGAAATGGACAGTATGTAAAAACTGGTGAATTAATAGGTAAAACAGGTCAGAGTGGAAGAGTTACAGGACCACATCTTCACTTTGAAATAAGAAAAGGTAAAACAATTTTAAATCCAATGAAATATATGCCTAAGTCAAAATAA
- the rho gene encoding transcription termination factor Rho, which yields MDRLDKFLLKELLEIAKQLGLKIKAGIKKNEIKELIEADIANKDNTDIAWGTLEVLADGYGFLRGTSVEKDIYVSASQVRKFKLRTEDIVVGEVREPSADEKNYALKKVLLVNNETLEAAESRLPFEELIPAYPTEKFTLETDSKNISGRIIDLIAPIGRGQRALIIAPPKAGKTILISNIANSIMKNNKDVEVWILLIDERPEEVTDIKETVIGAQVFASTFDEDPKNHIKVTESILERAKRRVENGENIVILMDSLTRLARAYNIVIPSSGKLISGGIDPTALYYPKNFFGTARNIRGGGSLTIVATVLVDTGSKMDDIIYEEFKSTGNCDIHLDRNLAELRLFPAIDIQRSGTRKEELLIPKKELESIWRIRRHLAKYDKAESLKRLVDTLKSTNSNKSMLEQFERGVKDEK from the coding sequence ATGGATAGATTGGATAAGTTTCTATTAAAGGAACTATTAGAGATAGCAAAACAGCTTGGATTAAAAATAAAAGCTGGAATAAAGAAAAATGAGATAAAAGAGTTAATAGAAGCAGATATTGCAAATAAAGATAATACAGATATAGCTTGGGGAACTTTAGAAGTATTAGCAGATGGTTATGGATTTTTAAGAGGAACGAGTGTAGAAAAAGATATATATGTATCAGCTTCTCAAGTTAGAAAATTTAAATTAAGAACTGAAGATATAGTAGTAGGAGAAGTTAGAGAACCCTCTGCTGATGAAAAAAACTATGCCTTAAAGAAAGTTCTTTTAGTTAATAACGAAACATTGGAAGCAGCAGAATCTAGATTACCTTTTGAAGAGCTTATACCAGCATATCCAACAGAAAAATTTACTTTGGAAACAGATAGTAAAAATATCTCTGGCAGAATAATAGATTTGATAGCTCCTATTGGAAGGGGGCAGAGAGCTCTTATAATAGCTCCACCAAAGGCTGGAAAGACAATACTTATAAGCAATATAGCCAACTCTATTATGAAGAATAATAAGGATGTAGAGGTTTGGATATTACTTATTGATGAGAGACCAGAAGAGGTAACAGATATAAAAGAGACTGTAATAGGGGCACAGGTTTTTGCATCAACATTTGATGAAGATCCTAAAAACCATATTAAGGTCACAGAGAGTATACTGGAGAGAGCAAAGAGAAGAGTTGAAAACGGAGAGAATATAGTTATATTGATGGATTCGTTAACAAGACTTGCAAGAGCTTATAATATAGTAATTCCGTCAAGTGGAAAGTTAATATCAGGTGGAATAGACCCAACAGCTCTGTACTATCCAAAAAACTTTTTTGGAACTGCTAGAAATATAAGAGGTGGAGGAAGCTTAACAATAGTTGCCACTGTACTAGTTGATACTGGAAGTAAGATGGATGATATAATTTATGAAGAGTTTAAATCTACAGGAAATTGTGACATACATTTGGATAGAAATTTGGCAGAGTTGAGATTATTCCCTGCAATAGATATTCAACGTTCTGGAACAAGAAAAGAGGAGTTGCTAATTCCTAAAAAGGAGCTAGAATCTATCTGGAGAATTAGAAGACACCTTGCTAAATATGATAAAGCTGAAAGTTTGAAAAGATTGGTAGATACTTTAAAAAGTACAAATAGTAATAAAAGTATGTTAGAACAGTTTGAAAGAGGAGTAAAAGATGAAAAATAA